A region from the Aegilops tauschii subsp. strangulata cultivar AL8/78 chromosome 5, Aet v6.0, whole genome shotgun sequence genome encodes:
- the LOC109761715 gene encoding heat stress transcription factor A-1, translating into MDGGVAAAAAAAAAASTVTTAVAPPGAAGAGAPPPFLMKTYDMVDDPATDAVVSWGPANNSFIVWNTPEFARDLLPKYFKHNNFSSFVRQLNTYGFRKVDPDKWEFANEGFLRGQKHLLKTINRRKPSHANNQVQVPQQQPQQQHQQQPQLQNAPMPSCVEVGKFGMEEEIEMLKRDKNVLMQELVRLRQQQQTTDHQLQTLGKRLHGMEQRQQQMMSFLAKAMQSPGFLAQFVQQNENSKRRIVAANKKRRLPKQDDGLNSESALLDGQIIKYQPMINEAAKAMLRKILQQDTSPHRFESMGNSDNLLLENCMPSAQTFDSSSSTRNSAVTLAEVPGNSGMPYMPTSSGLSAICSSSTPPEMQCPVLDSNSSTQLPTQLPNMSAASSIPKAMTPGLSDISIPGFPDLHDLITEDAINIPVENYAMPGPECIFPLPDEGSDDSVPMDPIDTDETDDTQKLPGIIDSFWEQFLCASPLSIDNDEVDSGLLDTREAQEENGWTRTENLANLTEQMGLLSSNHRG; encoded by the exons ATGGACGGCGGGGTAGCTGCTGCGGCcgccgcggccgcggcggcgTCGACGGTGACCACGGCGGTCGCGCCtcccggggcggcgggggcgggcgCGCCGCCGCCGTTCCTGATGAAGACGTACGACATGGTGGACGACCCGGCCACGGACGCCGTCGTCTCCTGGGGGCCGGCCAACAACAGCTTCATCGTGTGGAACACGCCCGAGTTCGCCCGGGACCTCCTCCCCAAGTACTTCAAGCACAACAACTTCTCCTCCTTCGTCAGGCAGCTCAACACCTAC ggattcagaaaagttgatcCAGACAAGTGGGAATTTGCAAATGAGGGTTTTTTGAGAGGTCAAAAACATCTACTGAAGACCATCAACAGAAGGAAACCATCGCATGCAAACAACCAAGTGCAAGTGCCACAGCAGCAACCCCAGCAGCAGCATCAGCAGCAACCCCAGTTGCAGAATGCTCCAATGCCTTCTTGTGTAGAGGTGGGGAAGTTTGGGATGGAGGAAGAGATTGAGATGCTAAAGAGGGATAAAAACGTTCTAATGCAGGAGCTTGTCAGGCTGAGACAGCAACAGCAGACCACTGACCATCAGCTGCAGACTTTGGGCAAGCGTCTTCACGGAATGGAGCAGCGACAGCAACAAATGATGTCTTTCCTGGCCAAAGCAATGCAGAGTCCTGGCTTCCTAGCACAGTTTGTACAGCAGAACGAAAACAGCAAAAGAAGAATAGTAGCTGCCAACAAGAAAAGGAGGCTACCTAAGCAAGATGATGGCCTGAACTCTGAAAGTGCGTTGTTGGATGGCCAGATAATCAAGTATCAGCCTATGATCAACGAAGCAGCCAAAGCAATGCTGAGGAAGATCCTGCAGCAGGATACCTCCCCACACAGATTTGAATCCATGGGCAATTCAGATAATTTGCTCCTGGAGAACTGTATGCCAAGTGCTCAAACTTTTGACAGCTCTTCATCAACCCGGAATTCTGCAGTCACCCTTGCAGAGGTCCCAGGCAACTCAGGCATGCCATATATGCCCACGAGCTCTGGGCTTTCAGCAATTTGTTCATCGTCAACTCCCCCTGAGATGCAGTGTCCAGTTCTGGACAGCAACTCATCCACACAACTTCCCACACAACTTCCCAACATGAGTGCTGCATCTTCTATTCCAAAGGCTATGACACCAGGTTTAAGTGATATCAGCATTCCAGGATTCCCAGATCTGCATGATCTCATAACGGAGGACGCAATTAATATTCCTGTAGAGAACTATGCAATGCCTGGTCCTGAGTGTATATTCCCCCTACCAGATGAAGGCAGTGATGACTCTGTTCCCATGGACCCCATCGACACTGATGAGACCGATGACACCCAGAAGCTTCCAGGAATCATTGATTCCTTCTGGGAGCAGTTCCTTTGTGCCAGCCCTCTCTCCATCGACAACGACGAGGTCGATTCAGGTCTGCTGGACACAAGGGAAGCGCAAGAGGAGAATGGATGGACCAGGACCGAGAACTTGGCAAATCTCACTGAACAAATGGGGTTGCTGTCATCCAACCATAGAGGGTGA